Part of the Labrus bergylta chromosome 19, fLabBer1.1, whole genome shotgun sequence genome, ATGGCGCTTGtgttgatgaaaacacaaattaagCTAACCGATAAAACGACAAATATCCCTCAGTTTGGTGCAGTCCACAGCGGAAAAGATTCTTACGTTGATTTGAAGGAGACACTCCCGGTTATAGAAATTCAACgactcttgtgtttgtttttggtatGTTTTCTTTTGATGTTTCTGCTGCACTCCACTAGTTCGGTCCACACTGCACTGCAGGAGCCAGATTGGCCAACAGAACTGTCAATGATGGCCTTTTATACCGTTTTATagcattaaataattaattaaaaaaagaacactgcTTAGAATTAAAGATGACTCGAACACAAAATGGCTTGATAAGAACTGTCATGACGTAACCGGGTttgagtaaaaatgtttttaaatgactttggtGATCCCCAGAATTTCTTCAAGAGGAATTATCAGATCAAATTTCAATTTCTGCCGCATGTGCTTACTTAAATATTAACATTCAAATCAGTTTGTGTTAACATGTAAAACAAACTACTAAGCTGAACTTGCATTATACCTGCTGATAACTAGCACAGCATGTAAtcagaatgtaaaaaaagatggatgaaaCAGCAACCCCCTGGATGTgaagctccccctactgaccgGCTGTGATGTTGGTTATACCCCTGACTCCTCCATGTTACCAGATGAAACATgtgtcaaactttaaaatgattatacaactcaaataaatgtttttcaaaccTGGATTTTGTCCATTACGTTAGTCATTAACATGCTAATTTATGTCcaagtttttatctttttaaggATTTAAAAAGGTTTGACTTGAAACTCTAAAAGGAGCGAATGTAACGTAATGTGTCGACATATGGCGGCTCCTGCGACGTTATTTACCAGATAGTctaagtagaggaggaacattCAGAGGGAAAATTATGAATCACAGAAGAGTCATTAGACTTCCCATAACTGTCAGAAAACCAACACACAAATCTGTTCTGCTGTAGACTGTactgacctgagggatctttgatGTTTTATCGATGagattaatttgtgtttttggtggCTGAAGGGGCGTGATGTCATTTCTGCGGCTTCACCAGCCAAATGATGTCAAAAGTaaaatttgtttcattttttttttctttcaattttgtTAAACGGAAGGAGAGTAAGACTCGatgtccatatttatatacagtcaatggcTAATACTGACAGTAAGCATGCTAACCCAACAAAAGAGTAACTGTTCAATCTAAAACTtactgagtgtttgtgtgaaagtttaaattattaagatagtgtacctttttatttatttaaacttgatGGTATCAGCGGGGGAGGGGGATTGCGTAATATGTCATTGTCTGGCACAGCATCTCCTGTGATTGTGATGCTAACGCTGGGGAAACAATCCCAAATGTTTCCACTGGAACCCCAGAGGATATGCATTAAAGTCTAAAGactatcaataaataaatgtgggtGTTGAATTCCAATACTGAGAAACATGATGGAGAAAAATGAGTTTCAATCAGGAGAACCCTTCATAGGAGATAATCAGAAGACATTTTGAATTCAAATCATTTCATCCTCAGTATGCGTCTACACATCAGGATCAGTCAATAAAACAAATTGTGAGAAAATGAGACTCACCCTGGATTTAGGACGAGGAGAGGAAACCTGAGAAACACCAAgcgacaaacaacaacaacaacagagtgaCTGATTGCAGGAGAAACAGATCAACAAACTTCTGAGATAAACAAACAAGTGAGCTTCCCCGCAGttccttctttttattttatcagtaTGTAAATAAAGGAGCCACGCAGCTTTGTAatcagagagggaaagagagagagagagctgagcgTGCTGTGTTTGAAATGCTGCCAAAGTAAATCAAAGCAAACATAGTGTGTAAATTGGAGGAAATTGGTTTGTTACGTGTTCTGATTTGTGCATCTCATGGCAGGATAATACATTTGTTGAGCTCAAAAAACAGTCTGAAGACATTTGAATAAAACTCAAGATGTTAGCAACAACAAATGGGTTTAATGTGCACGATTAGAGGTATGAAATATGCATGTGATTTATAGTGTTAAGTGAACAATATGACACTGTTTCATTCAACTTACAATGCTCCTGAAGAAGTGCACCACGGCGTTTTCATTGGTGCGGCGGCGAGACGAGGATTGCTGGGGTGAAGATGCCAGGTGACCCCGGAAAGACCCCTGTGAGGATCAACAGAGGTTAGAtgactttgtttgtgtttttctatcgTATGGTGAACAACAAAAATCAAGCACTGCTACTTTGAGATCCATCTAGATTTATATCCCCTTAATCTGCATGCCATAGGTAAATCTTTACATGCAGTGTATACAGAATGAAATAGTCCACTACATGCTTGAAAATGCATAAATCATTTCCTGAACGTTAGTCCATGCTGCAAAGCTATACCTCCTAACCTAATGATTTTACAACCTGCAGAGTCTGAAGTTTCTCAAAGACcgagagaaaaaagaagggaCTAAAAGTAGGTCCATGATGACAATCTGCAAACTTTATGAATTAAAGGCAGTTAAAGCTCttcaaaaagaaacagatttatACTAGAGAGTGAATTGTGATGAGTAGTCAAAGCCAAGTTTGAGAGCTGACGCACATTGTCATTCAGTGTGATTCATCCCGCTGCCTGTCAACAGAGAAACACGCTGGTGTCTGATTTTCAGCATTATTGTGTATTTTCTGTAACATAACTCCTTCAAAAAGTGCCATGGaaatataaagatatatttttttacagagcCTGAAGGAAAAGATCTTAGTGTAAAcgttttttcaaatgtcttcatgCCGCACGtactcaaaagaaaaacatgcttgGATGGTCAGATGAAAGGGGGTCCGTATGTATGAAAGCAGCTCGGGCTCCTGGGGCCCCCTCCCCATCAGAACCTGCTCTGAATATTGAACTTAAAAGAAGTTTTTGTCTGAGATTTTCTATTTGCACGTCAGAACCAGGCTGATATTACAAACTAAATGTACCTGCAACAAAAGACGAGGAGCAGCTACCATAACGGCTTAgctgaaaaacatatttttgggtAATAATCATTCGTCCTCAAACTAAACAGGTTCGACATAATGGTGCAGGCAAAAGAAGATATGTATTAAAGAAAATTTTGAAAAACTGAACATAGATGGAAAAGTTTTGCGTAAAGACCTGAATCATTCCTTCAGTTTAGAAAAGATCTGGTGCTAATTCAATGAGAACACTCAGGCTTTATACTCAGAAAATAGTGAAATTATGGTATTTTTTGCAGCAGTAATAAaggataaagataaaaatcaaCAGGGCCGAATGGTTAttttgcacgccccatgtacagaagtgGACGGCCCGGGTACAAATCCGACCTGCGGCATCTTACCCGCATCTtacccaactctctctctctctctctctgtccctgatttccgactctatatCCATTGTCCTtgctctacaataaagacataaaaagccccaaaataaatctaaaaaataaagagaaagcCAAGGTTTTCAAATTCTATCCAGGAAAAAGACTTCTAAGAACCAATTTTCCATCTGGATCACAGAAGGTGAGGATGAATTTTGCTTTATAAagggctttaaaaaaacaggccaAGGCTCAGATAATTGCGGCCTGGTCAGGATTAAGGAGTGTCTGCTTGGGATAAAGAGACTCAGTGCTCTCCAGTCAAAAAGCCAAACTGAGAAATGTAGATTTTTCTCTTTCAACCCGTCACTCATCTCTTTAAGTTTAATCCCAACAATATGACAGAAACAGGTTTACCACTGCAATCAAACACATGTGCCTCCAATATTGGTGACATACATTTTGTCTTGATGCCATTTAATTGGTTTAAAACGTTCTCCTGGATCTTTAACTTAATCACAGCTTTGACACGGTGGACGATCATAAAAGCTACAAAGTCAAAAAGCTAAAAAATGTGGTCAAAGTTCATAAACAGCCGATCTTTTGCAGATACATGGTTGTCACAGGACAAGTAAATCGAGCCGTTAAGTAATTTTAAATGGAGGGACTACAATTCACTAGTCTTTCTTAAGCCTCACTGACTAAAACTAGAATTTCCTAGGATTTTTTCCAATCAATCAAAGTATAACACATCACAGTTTCGCGGTAAAATGAGGGAATAAAAGATTAGATTTCTTCCTGACTTCATTTCAGTTTTAAGACGCATTAAGACTTGTCAAAATGAGATGAAGTGATGCTCACCttgctccttttctttttgtcgCCTCCAAAGAACTTGCTAATCTGATCCATGAGACCCGGAGCCTTCTTTTTCCTCCCGAGCCCGAAAGTGCTCTGCCCTGAGGTGCCTGCTGTAGCCATGCTAGTAGTTGCCGATGTTGGGGTGGAGTTGACCTTTTACTAACTACTTTGTAAATCCTCCCTCAAAGTCAGTCCCAGTCCACAGTGCCTACACTAGACTCCGCTTCTCCTTCAGGGCAGTTTGCAGCTCTTCTGACTGACGCACAGGGGCCGACTTTGAAGGTGTTGCACCCTTGGTCCCAGGGCACCATGGGACATGAGAATGgttgggggggaaggggggggggaagtgggGGGGGGCAGTGAGGTCCTTGGATCTATGGATCTGGCTCGGCTCCAGGCATTCTTTCTATCTTCAGTGGCTGTGTCAGTCACTGCCGCCCTCCGCATGGGCCGGCCCATTGTTCCTCTACCCATCTGCTTCACCCCGGCCGCAGGGACAACAAGGGTTATCTCTGAGTCTGCACTCACACCCTGATGCAAAGCAGCCCCGCCGCACTGTGAGGCCATTGTTGAATCGGCCTCATATATTTTCTTAATGGATTGTGTTTAAATTGGAAGTACAGTCACCCAGATTACCATATGGAGGGGCCCAGAAGAAAGGAAACGCTTGTTGGAAAACTTGTGAGCATTAGCCGAGAATCTGTTTCTGCAGACTAATAAACTTAACCCCTGGTGACTCTGCATCTTTAGAGCTGATCCCTTTATATGGTAAAAAGAaactaagaaaaca contains:
- the mbpa gene encoding myelin basic protein isoform X3 codes for the protein MATAGTSGQSTFGLGRKKKAPGLMDQISKFFGGDKKKRSKGSFRGHLASSPQQSSSRRRTNENAVVHFFRSIVSSPRPKSRWRDVLGLASSPRPESAKSPVRRRKDQSTLSRLFNLGDTKSRPPPKRWSTIF
- the mbpa gene encoding myelin basic protein isoform X4, which produces MATAGTSGQSTFGLGRKKKAPGLMDQISKFFGGDKKKRSKGSFRGHLASSPQQSSSRRRTNENAVVHFFRSIVSSPRPKSRASSPRPESAKSPVRRRKDQSTLSRLFNLGDTKSRPPPKRWSTIF
- the mbpa gene encoding myelin basic protein isoform X7 — protein: MATAGTSGQSTFGLGRKKKAPGLMDQISKFFGGDKKKRSKGSFRGHLASSPQQSSSRRRTNENAVVHFFRSIVSSPRPKSRASSPRPESAKSPVRRRKDQSTLSRLFNL
- the mbpa gene encoding myelin basic protein isoform X6, whose amino-acid sequence is MATAGTSGQSTFGLGRKKKAPGLMDQISKFFGGDKKKRSKGSFRGHLASSPQQSSSRRRTNENAVVHFFRSIASSPRPESAKSPVRRRKDQSTLSRLFNLGDTKSRPPPKRWSTIF
- the mbpa gene encoding myelin basic protein isoform X5, which codes for MATAGTSGQSTFGLGRKKKAPGLMDQISKFFGGDKKKRSKGSFRGHLASSPQQSSSRRRTNENAVVHFFRSIVSSPRPKSRWRDVLGLASSPRPESAKSPVRRRKDQSTLSRLFNL